In Nocardioides sp. WS12, the DNA window GCAGGACCGGCAGATGCAACTGATCCAGTACCGCCTCGACTCCGGGCTGGCGATGGCGGGTGCGATCCGGCAACTCCGGTTGTCCCACGTCCCCTACTACGGCCCGGTCACCGGCATCAGCCTCATCCGCTGGGGTGGTGGCGGGCTGCTTGACTACATCAACGAACTCTCGGCGAAGATGACCACTCTCGATGGCGACCAGTGGACCACGATGCCCAACGAGGACGGCGTCTACTCGACGTACCTCAAGGACATCGAGACCATCCACGGCACCGCGTACCTCGACGACGCCAGGGTCAAGGGCGACCTGCGCTCGGACCTGTCCGAGGAGCCCAACCAGATCTTCGCGTCCGGCGTTGCCCCTGACGGGATGGTCGTGAAGTTCGGCGCCTACCCCGGCCTCGTTGCTGGCGGTGCGGCGCCGTACCCGATGAACGACAACTCCGACTTCGGGATCGGCACCACCAACGCCGAGACCGACACAGGCGACGGCATCGTGGTCATGGGCTGGCGGCTCAACGTCACCGGCTTCCTTGACGGACGCCCGAACTACAACGACTACGACGCCGAGATGGGCGAGGCGATCCGCGCACTCAAGCGACGGGCCGGACTGCCCGTCACCAGCACCATGACGAAAGCCGCATGGGCTGCGCTGTTCGACGTCTCCAAGACCGGGTACACCCTGCGCGGGATCCGCATCCTGCCCGCAGCAGCAACCTCGGAGATCACCCCGTGGCGGCTGTCCTCGAACGGTTCGATCATCGCGCGCAATCCTGGCTACGTCGCCTCCACCCTCGCCGTGCACCGCACGATCGCGATGGGCGCGGGCTTCAAGCGCACCCAGATCCGGCAGTGGGCACAGGGCGAGCTCTCGACCGGCGCGCACTGGCGCGGCACCATCGAGATCAACACGGGTGCGATCATCGCGGGCGAGCACACCCCCGGCGACCCGATTGCCAGCATCCTCCGTGCGCGCGACATCCGCCCGGGCATGAACATCTGGCTGCCGCTGTTCGCTGGCGGCATCCTCGTGCACGTCGCTGGCGTCTCGGTCCGCAACGAGGGCCACACGGTGATGCTGGCCGTCGACACCCGACCCGGCGACACGATGCCCGTGTGGGCTGCGATCCAGCGCGACCGCGAGAACCGCAACACCGTCCACCGCTCGTTCTTCGCACAGCGCCGCTCGGCCGACCTTGAGCGCGAGAACACGTTCGACGAGGTGGGCGGCACGATCCCGCCGATCAAACTGAACCCCGACGACTGGACAGTGTTCCCCGTTCCCGCCAAGCAGGCCGGGACCATCGAACGGATCCGCCTCAGCCTCTCCCCGAACCGCGAGTTCGTCATGGCGGTGTTCGGCCGCGAGATCACCGCGAAGCGACTGCGAGCCGTCACCAACGCCCCGCTCACGCTGGCTGGTCGCAAGCGCTGGACTGAGACCAACGTCTACAACAAGCTGAACCGCTCCTACGTCGTCAACTACGTCGCCGGATCCGACGAGGACCCCTGCGGCTACTTCCCCGGCCGCAAGTCCGACGACGGCACCCTCACGGGCATCCACGACGACCCCGCATCGTTCCCGTTCCTCACGTTCATGAACAACACCGACCGCGGCAACGTGCTCTGGGTCGCCGTGTGGGTCGGAGCGTCAGCAACTCTCGACGGCGGCCGGATCATGTGGCCCTCGGCTGAGGAGTACTGACGTGGCGATCCTCGAGGACTTCGAGGGCGGCACGGTCGATGACCTCTACGACGAGACCGCCGGCGATGGCTGGACGGTGCAGGCACTCAACCGAACCAGCGGCTTCGCTCAACCCACATACCGCCCACTACCCGACCCCACATGGAGCATCCCCGCACCGCCAGGCGTGGCTGGCGACCAGGGCCTCGCCTTCACCGGCTCCTCGGCCTGGGCGCTCAGCGTCGACTACGCAATCTGTGCTGGTCTCGGCGGCTTCTTCTACTCCGACCAGGCAGGCGCCGGCGGCAGCAGTTCGTCCTCGCTGATCGTCTCCATCGGATTCGTCAACGAGCAGGCCGCCGGATCCATCACCGTCGACCGGCGCGGCGACGAGTTGCGGATCAACGAGTTCTACGACGACCTCGTGACCTACGTCGACAACGACAGCACCGTCGTACTCGGCGGGACGTTCCCGCGGCCCGTGTGGCTCGAGATCAACCTGCTCCGCACCGGCGGCTGGACCATCCGCGACGTCGACGCCGACGTGGTCCTCGCTCACGGTGACTACCCCTACCTGATCCCGGCCAGCGCGCCCTGGGATCTGAACATGCAGCCCAACCAGAGCGGCCCCGGTGGTCCGTCGGGGTCGATCCGAGTCATGGCCGACGACATCTACGGCTTTGACGGCAGCAGCGTCGCACCGGCAGTCCGACTCTTCCCCCGCGACGACGGCCGCGGCATGTCGTCTGCTCCCCGCATCTGGCCGCCTCCCAAGGCCAACCGAGTGATTGGCGGCTACCCGTGACCAACGACCCGTTCGCAGGCGAGTGGATCAACCCACGGCCGCCGTGCCACGCAGCGACCGACGAGCAGGAGTCTCGCCCATGACCGAGCCGCCCCGCACCGATGTTCTCGCCGAACGGATCGACGGCCTCGCGCGCGGTGTCGCTGGCGTCGAGGCTCGTCTCGGTGGACTGGCGACCAAGGACGAACTCATCGCCCTGATCCAGTCCCGCGACCTCCTCACGGCCCAGCAGTTCAGTGCACTAATGGAGGACAGCAAACGGCACGCCGCAGCGCTGGCCGTCGAACGCGCCGAACGAATGGCCGCCGACAAGGAGAACGAGGAGCGCGCCAACCGTGCCCGGACCTTCGCGTTGTCGGCCATCGGTCTCATCGTGAGCGTCGTCATCGCCCTGGTCACCCTCATCGACCGAGTCGGAGGCACGCCGACATGAAGACCTGGCAGAAGTGGACCGCCGCAGTCGTCGCCACCTTCGTGACGGCGTGGTTCATCGCCACGCTGCTCGGTGTCGTCGCCGCCCAGCACGACCAGAAGGTCAGCAATGCCGAGCAGGTTCGCGACCTCGAAGCGCAGCTCGACGACGTGCGCACCGACAACGCCGCCAACAAAGCCGCGGTCGACGAACTGAACCGGCGCTGCGCCATCGCCGCCAACTGTGTTCCCGTGCGCGTCCCCGAACCAGAGGACGACGCCGAAGTGCAGGACGGCGAGATCCAAGAACCCGAGATCCAAGAGCCGGAACTTCAGGAGCCTGAGCGGCAGCAGCCCGAGGTCGACGACGCGCCCATCCCCGGTGCCGTCGGTGCTGTCGGTGCGTCATGCGTCGCAGAGCTCGGCCTCGAGGCGTGCCGCGGCCCGGCTGGCAAGGACGGGACCAACGGCACGAACGGTATCGACGGCAAGGACGGCGCTCCCGGCACCGCGCAGCCCGGGACCTACGCCTGCCCCGCTGGCGAGTACCTGACTGGCTTCGGTGTCGCCGCTGACGGCTCGGTCTCGCTGGCGTGCGCATCCGCGAACCCCGGCAACTCAGGAGGCAACCAGTGACCACGTACCGAGGACTCCCCGCCTGCACCTGTCTCGGTTCAGATCACGCCTTTGTCGCGAAGCACCCGCGCCCAGTCGTAGTAGTTGTGGCACATCTTGCACATGGCCTGGTAGTGCGACACGTCAGAGGAGTAGGGATGGCTTGCCCCCGGTTGCAGCGGCCCGACATACGCCCACTCTCGCGCAGGGCGACCACAGGCGCAGGCGCGGTGCTTGGCCGGGCCTCGGCGCTTCCGAACTTTGTGGTGCGCTCCGCTGTAGGACGACACGCCATCCTTCGCGACGAGCACCGCCCATGCGCGCAGGGCCGTGGAGCAACTCCTGCCGCACGTCCTGCTCGCCTTTTCGTTCCTCGGCCCAAGATAGTCGGCCTTGCAGATCACGCAGACCTTGGCGATCTGGGGACGGCGGTAGGTAGCATCGGTCATATCGGAACCTCGTTTCCGGTCAGCACCCCGGGCGCTCGACACGTCGCGGGGTGCACCCAATTCTACCCGTTCGCAGCGGGGGTGGCGGCATGACCGTGACCGGATATCTCTACGGAAAACCCTGCTGTTCCTGCGTCTTGGCTTGGTGGCCGGTATTCGAGTCACTGATTGGCAGAAGCGTGCCGATCGCCCAGGCCATAGGTGACGCGCCAGCCAGCGCTGGCTTCCACAGGGGCGGGGGATCAGTCGACTGCGGAGTCTTGACCGAAGACGAGCTGCGCAAGGCACGTAACTGCGGCGGCGCCGCATGGAACCGCTGGTGGGCGAACAACTACCACTGCCACATCCGGCTCAACGGCTGCCCGCACAACACGATCGCGCAACCACAGGTCGCTGACCTCAACGCGGGTCGAGACGGCACCGGCCCGCTGTACGACAACCGCGGCGAACCGGACAACGGCCCGCGCAAGGACGTGCACTGGCCCCTGCGCACGTGGCGTCAGGGCATCGAGTGGGCCAACCAACAGGAAGAGGACGAGATGACCCCCGAACAGGAAGAGCGGCTCGCCAAGGGCTTCACGGCGGCTGTCGCGGCCAGCGAGAAGCGCATCGACGCCCGAGTCCAGCGGAACACGCTGGCGATCGTGGCGCTCATCAAGGCCAACGCTGCTGGCGACGACGCTGACGTCGAGCGCATCATCGCGGCCGTCAAGGCAGACGGCTGACGATGGCTACCCGGCTGCGGCGGCGCATCTACCACCAGAGCCACCCCTACGCCGAGGGCAACGACGACCAGGGGATGCGCGAGGCCGCGCGGCTCGGCATGTGGATCGACCGCGACCTGCAGATGTCCAGCGACGGCATCTTCATCGGCACGCACTGGGCCTACCCCAAGCGCGAGGGCTTCACGCTGGCCGGGCGACGGGTCGCGCTCCCGTTCCGCCGCATCACCTTCGCCCGCATCGCCCGACTGCGCACCAAGAACGGGCGCCGCATCAAGAGTGCCGGCGCCGCGATCTCTCTCGGCAGGGACCTCGGCGTACCGGGGATCGAGTTCGAACTGAAGTTCGTGCCCACGCAGCGGATGCTCAACCGCCTCGCTCGAGCGGCCAAGCGCAACTGGGGCCCTGACTGGCAGCGACACGTCCAGATCAAGATGCTCGCCGGGTTCAACTGGCGGGTTGGTCTCGCTCGGGCGTCTCGGGCTGGCTTCACGACCACGCTCATCAACTTCGACGGCAAGCCTTCCGCGCTGCCGCACTTCGTCGACCACTACCGGAGGTAACCGTGAAGATCAACGACCGAACCCGCGACCTGATCGACCGGGCCGCAGTCACCGCCGCTCAGGGAGCCATCCTGGCGATCGGTGGCGAGACCGTCACCGCCAACGCGCTGACCTTCGACTGGTCCACCATCGGCGGCTATGCCCTCGGTGGCGCGGTCCTGTCGGTGCTCATCAACGTGGCACGCGGTGGGCTGAGTGGCCGCATCAACCTCGAGCACCTCGACGGCGAGTAGCCATGCGCGAGTGGGTGGTCGTCGACTCGGGGCGGACGATCCACATCGAAGGCGCCACCTGTCCGGCTGACGTCATGGCTGCGACGCATGGGCACGGGACGCACGGGCCGGTCGGCGTTGCGTGGCGCGATGACGCTGGCAACTGGGTGGAGTTGTGAACCCCTGGCTGCCGCTCGCCGGCACCCTCGGTTTCAACGTCGCCTGCCACCTCGTCGGGCTGCCGACCATCTGCTCGACCACCCGCAAGTACGTGCCGCGAAAGGTCGCCATGCCGCTGCTGGCCGGTGGCGCTGTTGGACTGCTCGTTCACGTCTGGCGCGGGTACTGACCTGCGCACCCGAGAACGCCGCCAGAGCTTCGGGCTCACAGCGACGATGGCCGCCGCTCACCTTCGGGTGGGCGGCGGTTCTGTCGTTTTGGGCTACTCGACCTCGCCCGAGAGGAGTTCGTTGAGCCGATCCATCGCATCCAGCCGCATCCTGTCGTCGCCATGCAGGTAGTGCTTTCGGGTGATGATGACCTGCGAGTGACCGAGGATCTCGGCGATGATCTTCTCTGAGACCCCAGCCTCCATCAGGAGACTTGCGGTCGTCGCTCGAGCGGCGTGAAGCGGACGGTCTGGTACGTCGGCCAGGCGGAGCAGTCTCTTCCACTCCGCCCAATCGCCTCGAGGCGCCGTCGGCCGCTCGCCGCCCCAGACGTACCCGTCGTCCTTGCGCTCCGCCCAGAGCGCCTCGCGCACCGGCATGACCATCGGGACTGCTCGATACGAGCTCTCCGACTTGAGCGCGAGGACCTGCAGGCCCTGATGCGGAACCTGTTGGATGGATCGCCTGATGACGAGCACTCCGCGATCAAAGTCCACATCCTCCCAGCGCAGGCCGAGCGCCTCGCCTTGCCGGAGGCCGGCCAGCAGTGCGCACGCCCAGCGTGACGTCGAGACGTCGGGCCGATCGAGCGCCTTCAGGATGGTCTTGGCCTGCTCGAGGGTGAACTTGCCGTGCGACCCCTTGCCGACCGGCGGCGGGTCGACCTTCGCCGCCGGGTTGAACGGGATCCGCTGCTCTCGCTCGGCGATCACCAGGGCACGTCTCAGGATCGCGTGGACCTGGCGCCTCGTGGCGTCGCTCTTGCCCGCGTCCTTCATCGCCGCGTAGAGAGCCTTGATGTGGTCGGGTCGGAGTCGATCTAGTCGCCGCTTCCCGAGGTGAGGGATGATCCACTTGTCGACGTTCCGACGGTAGCCAGCGGCGGTCGTGGGCCTCAGCTTGCCATCGACCTCATGGTCCAGCCAGTGCGTCATCCACTGCTCGACCGTCGCGTCATCGGGAAGCACACCCGAGTCGACGAGCTGCTTCAGGCGCTTGAACTTCGGCCGCAACTCCCTGAGGGTCGGAGCGGTCACGGTGCGGCGAACGCGCTTGCCCGCGACCCATCCCATGTCCACGACACCGACCCAGCGCCCGTCGGACTCGCGCTGGTAGATGCTGCCCTCGCCACGAATCCGTCGGTCGCCCACTAGACTCTCCTCTGTGTGTAGCCAACATGACAGCCTACGTGGCGGCATGTAGCCATACCTCATGGTACTCGAAACCCGCGCTGACCTGCGGTTTCTCCCGTGGGGCCCCTAGCTCAATTGGCAGAGCAGGAGACTTTTAATCTCTTGGTTGTGGGTTCGAGTCCCACGGGGCCTACCGAGTGCCAGTTTTGCCAGATTGCTCGTCAGTTGGCGGGCAGCGCGGCGCACTCCGCGCACAGACCCACCAGTTCGACGGTGTGACTCACGTCGATGAAGCCGTGCTCGTCGCCGATGGAGTGTGCCCACTTCTCCACGGCCGATCCGGTGATCTCCACGGTCCGACCGCAAGAGCGGCAGACCAGGTGGTGATGGTGCGAGGTGCTGCACCGGCGGTACGTCGTCTCGCCCGCCGGGTTGTGGCGTACGTCGACGTCGCCCGCGTCGGCCATCGCCTGGAGGGTCCGGTAGACCGTCGCCAGGCCGACCTTCTCCCCCGCGTGCCGCAGGCTGTCGTGGATCTCCTGGGCGCTCTGGAAGTCGACCCCGGCCCGCAGGGCATCGGTGATGGCCAGGCGCTGTCGCGTCGGGCGCAATGTGCTCGGTCGCTCGTCGATCTCGGACATCACTCACCTCCAGAAAATGGGAACCGCTCTCAATCTACCCGGCCCGCGACGCCGGCGAAGGACCAGTCCATCTAGTCACAACGGGCCATGTTGAGAGGTCCTTCGAACCCAAGACGAAGAACTTCTTGCGGAGTACGCTCGACCGTGGGAGAGGGAAGGGAGGACTCTGTCATGGGGAGTAATGACGAGTTCGGACCGGACACAGAAACTATTCGTGCCTGGTTGAACAAACGCGCCAGTTACGCGAAGGACGCCCGGGTCATCGGGGCACCTCGCGGCGGCGGTGGCCTGGCGACCGCGACAGCACCTGCGCCGGCGGCGGCCAGCCCCACGGCCCGGGTCGAGCCCGCCCCTGAGCAG includes these proteins:
- a CDS encoding Fur family transcriptional regulator; amino-acid sequence: MSEIDERPSTLRPTRQRLAITDALRAGVDFQSAQEIHDSLRHAGEKVGLATVYRTLQAMADAGDVDVRHNPAGETTYRRCSTSHHHHLVCRSCGRTVEITGSAVEKWAHSIGDEHGFIDVSHTVELVGLCAECAALPAN
- a CDS encoding holin, producing the protein MKINDRTRDLIDRAAVTAAQGAILAIGGETVTANALTFDWSTIGGYALGGAVLSVLINVARGGLSGRINLEHLDGE
- a CDS encoding site-specific integrase — encoded protein: MGDRRIRGEGSIYQRESDGRWVGVVDMGWVAGKRVRRTVTAPTLRELRPKFKRLKQLVDSGVLPDDATVEQWMTHWLDHEVDGKLRPTTAAGYRRNVDKWIIPHLGKRRLDRLRPDHIKALYAAMKDAGKSDATRRQVHAILRRALVIAEREQRIPFNPAAKVDPPPVGKGSHGKFTLEQAKTILKALDRPDVSTSRWACALLAGLRQGEALGLRWEDVDFDRGVLVIRRSIQQVPHQGLQVLALKSESSYRAVPMVMPVREALWAERKDDGYVWGGERPTAPRGDWAEWKRLLRLADVPDRPLHAARATTASLLMEAGVSEKIIAEILGHSQVIITRKHYLHGDDRMRLDAMDRLNELLSGEVE
- a CDS encoding LamG domain-containing protein — protein: MTYASEVAADSPVLWWRLGESSGTSAVDASGNGRHGTYAGSPTLGTAGLVTDGDTAVTFDGVDDVVTYSGTVLASSATSTIELWFYDTLGSTSLTFDVSGSTSSQRVTINPATGTVTGFVNPTGTGSATFTSATGLIATATRHQVVLRFDTGSMSVLLDGALLGGASRSGLINISAVNLGFLLGQAAFAGVFDEFSIYGTALSDARVAAHYAAGIAVGTNEVNFAGLVPQVVGSVDLETSRIARFDGIIPAVVGPVLLAPSRTVAFDGLIPSVVGSVALDNLDNVPISFAGEVPGVVGAVALAGVTESQVNRAGGWRRDNIGTATWSPAVVPSPVIGPQNAVVAQAFTTPVIDGTHTIIEPTYAYEAEHRDRLLVGGRDVSFWRGVPTPPMEYQYVQPLGWASGTFSLPQAVVPFETPGTGDLAWLKKGAPVIVQRVDTATEEVVATDYRGFVVAFSLDGGNLTVECGGHAVGRAALQDRQMQLIQYRLDSGLAMAGAIRQLRLSHVPYYGPVTGISLIRWGGGGLLDYINELSAKMTTLDGDQWTTMPNEDGVYSTYLKDIETIHGTAYLDDARVKGDLRSDLSEEPNQIFASGVAPDGMVVKFGAYPGLVAGGAAPYPMNDNSDFGIGTTNAETDTGDGIVVMGWRLNVTGFLDGRPNYNDYDAEMGEAIRALKRRAGLPVTSTMTKAAWAALFDVSKTGYTLRGIRILPAAATSEITPWRLSSNGSIIARNPGYVASTLAVHRTIAMGAGFKRTQIRQWAQGELSTGAHWRGTIEINTGAIIAGEHTPGDPIASILRARDIRPGMNIWLPLFAGGILVHVAGVSVRNEGHTVMLAVDTRPGDTMPVWAAIQRDRENRNTVHRSFFAQRRSADLERENTFDEVGGTIPPIKLNPDDWTVFPVPAKQAGTIERIRLSLSPNREFVMAVFGREITAKRLRAVTNAPLTLAGRKRWTETNVYNKLNRSYVVNYVAGSDEDPCGYFPGRKSDDGTLTGIHDDPASFPFLTFMNNTDRGNVLWVAVWVGASATLDGGRIMWPSAEEY